AAATAACACAAATGATCCTTAAACATTGATCTAATGTGCAATATTatccttaaaattttaatttgttcaatacgatccttaaactttagcccaatgtgagtggttcatgaacttttaaattgtttaatatgatcctgaacttttaatacatattcaatttagtccctaaactagtgaaaatatttaatattgtccttgaacttgaattaatgaaataacaatattgaatattttcgcatagtttaaggactaaattgaacatttaccaaaggtttaaggattatattgaacaaattaaaagttcaaagactaCATTACAAATTTTGATAAAGTTCAAGGATCTTATTGAACAAACTAAATGTTTTGGGACTACATGACACATTGGactaaagttcaagaatcatttGTGCCATTATCCCTTAGAGAAAATGTTGCACCTCCTTTTTTCTCCAAGAAATCTAGAATTTTCTAAGTCACTCCTCAAGTATCTAGGTATATTCTTGGAAGATATTTTAATAGAATTGTGTAGCTATTAGATTAAgcagaaaattgtccaaaaagtcctaatcctattgtatttttgccaatttaatccttaactttttaattttgctaattgaatcctaaaactttatcaattgagtcaatccagTAAATTTTAGCCGAAATCGCTAACATAGATGTTGGTCGTCCTACATGATAGCCGGTAAAAacataacaatttttaataatattttaatattctttgaaattttattttattttcttctcttttccttctttactccCCCCCCTTTTCCCTCTATTGGTTATCATCAAGCCTCATCAATGGTCGGCGACCTTCATTGGCCTTAAGTGAGGGTTGCACTCTCCCGCCTCAggggagggaagaaaaaaagaagaagaagaaagtataGAAGgaaagttgaagaaaattaaaaaactaattaaaatgaaaaaatcgaaatattattaaaaattgtctacatcagcaatttttggctaaaattggaTAGATGAACTCTTGGCAAAAGTTAAAAAGGTTTATGGTTCAATTGGAAAAACTAAAATGTTTAAggctcaattagcaaaattgaaataagtttaggactttttagacaattttcggTATCTAGATTTCTCTAGAATTATCTATGATCGAGGAAAATATATTCTCTAGAAACGTGTGTTTAATAGATTGACCACATCTAGTATTCTCTAGAAATATCTGAGTAGTTACACCTCCTTGTATAGCTCATCAATAGCCAATAAATACTCCCATTTAGATGTGCCTTTAGCTCACATTCAGCTATTTAGGTGCTTTcggtaacatttttatttcgggtaataatttcttttaagaaatagtatttttctatttctattccttgaaACAATTTCCAAGTAAAAGAACGCATTtgaaaattatacaaaatttctattctcgaaatagaaaaagaatatgaatgtGTTTGATGTGACTcttaattgttttttctttcttttaattttttaataatttttgtagatttttcttcttctttttttccttttttctcttcttgcttGTCGACGGCGGCGGGTGACTGTCAGCTGGCAATCGATGACCATAGTAGCCGATGGCCAGTTAGGGGGCAGCGGACGGGGGAAGGGCGAGAGGcaataaataagaagaaaagaaaaagaaaaaaagaaaaaaatatttctagaGATCGTCCCCGAAACAAAACTCTactatttttttactttttgtttcatTCCACATCTATTCCTCAAATACTTttcaatttcagagaaaaaaaaaatattgacgttaccaaatagatttctattcttttttttttcgaggaacaaaagaatagaaaaacaaagaaattagaACATTAACAAATAGACCCTCAATAGCCTTAGCACACTTGAGCTTGTAAGTGAaggtagaagaagaaaagttttcaataatatagatttatgtggatgatatgatcATCATTGGAGATGATGTAAATGAGATATGTCAAATTAGAGCCAATCTCTTCTTATCGTTTCGGATGAAGGAGTTTTGAGAACTCAAAACACTTTTTGGGACTCGAGGTTGAGCAAACCAAGGAAAGGAACAATAGTATGCATGAGATACCTTGAAAAGTTTTGAATGCTTGATTGCAAGCCGATACCTATACGTATGGATGGAAATATCAAGCCATGTGTTGTTGAAAGATGAGAGTTGGAAGATTCAACTATGTGTAGGCAATTGGTGGATAGTCTTATCTACCTAATGAGATTTCCCCCACAATGGGAGAAGCAAGTTAGTTCATGGAGAGACCACAAAAGCCTAACTCGGATGTAGTCAAACGAATACTGAGGcacattaattttttattttgggttcTTGTATAAGAAAGAATCATTGTGTGAGATAGTACAACATTATGAAGCTGACTTTGCTGGAAATTGTGACATAAGGTGATTGGCTACCAGGTACATGTTTGGTCTCGGATCAACAGTGTTATGGTGCAGCATTGTGAAGCTAACTTTGCTAGAAATTGTGACATAAGGTGATTGGCTACCAGGTACATGTTTAGTCTTGGATCAACAGTGTTATGGTGTGCTAAAAGATAGCCACTTGTGTCATTTTCCACAACAAAAGTTGAGTATAGTGCAGAGTACACCAAACCAAATGATAAAGTtgcaaatatttcattaaaGGACTCGGAGCTGCAAAGTTTGAAGAGTTTCAAAAGCAACTTGACATAATTGCTATATCCACAtcggaaaaggaaaacattgcACCTCCTCTCTTCTCCAAGATACCTAGATTTTTCCCGGCCACTCCttaaatatctaaatattttcttataaaatattttaagtaaCAATATGAGACAAATAGATTCGCTAGATCTAGTAATCTTTACAAATATACAGGAAgataattttgtcataaatatctAAAAGATAGTTACACATCCTAAATTAGCCCCTACATAGTCAGGCAGTGCTCCCATTTGGGAGTGCCCTCGCCTCATAAGTGTATATATAAGAAGTTCTCCCAATCAATATAGtagagatttttttaataaaaagagttttttttttttaattgaacatCCTATGTCTTTCTCAGTTCTCCCAATTAATATAGTAGAGAGATCCTTtaataaaagagtaataaaaagagtgcgtgtgtttttttttaattgaacatCCTATGTCTTTCACAACACATAACACGTTTAAAAAATGTATGGCCATTTCATACTTCTTGTAAAATCTTCAAATTATTGCACAGCTGCTAATTTccttcataaacttttaaaatgtgGTCCTAAACCATTCTGAGACTGATTtcgcaatttaaaaaaaaaaaaattctgaagtttttttccttttttttaaaattctattctttccttctttgtctCTTCCCAATGCCGTATGCTGCCTGCCAGGCTCAGCGATGGCCGACGAGAGCCGGTGAGGGTTTGCAGGGATATTGTGAGGGTATGgtctgcatctctctctctctctctctctctgtgtgtttGTCTATCTATCGATTTCGGGCACCTTCAAACTCCACATTTCTCTGGACAGGGAGGAGTGCTCGAAACCTGTTTCTGTTCTCTGCCCCTTTCGTTAAGGTCTTACACCACGGCCATTAACGGGGCGCTGTCCTGCATTGGTGGATGCTCTGCTTGTTCTTGATGTGGAGGAATTAAGCAAATGGGTTTGAGAATTCCTGGTCTTCAGCAATTGGTTCTAGCGGGGGCCCTGCTTTGGAGGCGAGAAAAGGCCCGTCTTCCATCCATGCGGGCGGGCGAGCTGGTCTGAGAGATGGCGGTGGCAAAAGCGTGCAAAGAAATGGCAACCTTTTGTTGTTTCGCTCTCAAAGGAACCACAGAcaaacggagagagagagagagagagagagagaattgtgaGAGATGCAAGATCGGAGGTTGGAGACAGGCCGACTGGAGTTTGGTGACGATAATGTATAGTACGAAGAAGACGACGTGCAAAGCTACAGCGGTGAGGATTTAGGAGCTTCCCTCGCCAAATTGAGGGCGTGTGGCCCTCGTGCGCCTAGGCCGCGACCCTTGCTTGTTGCGGGCGACCTTTGCCGGCCATTGCCCAGTCGcagagggaagaagatgaagaaggaaaaattagaaaaaataaatcaataaaagaaaatattccgaaaattaaaaaaattgcaaaacaaCCCAGATCGTCCATTTCAGCCACTAATCATGTCACATAGAATGACCGGTGCTGATTGAACTACCATGTTAGTGCTCTCCTATCTAAATTGATCAgataaattggaaaatcataaaaagatttaggacttaatcgatcaaatttaaaagtttaggtttaaattagcgattgtataataggtttaagaccgtataataggtttaagacctTTTAGACAGTGCCCCAAACTTTATCTCAAGGAAATTCATCCATTAGATCTGACGGAATTTTTTAGCATGAATTAATTCGGCTATTGGGCTGACAATATGAGACATGGATTTACAAACCGCATTATCATGCATGATACCCTAACTTGCACACATTAAATTAACCTAATGATCTGTAAATGCACAAAATGACGTGCTAAATGAAAGATAAAACTTCTAATCTTAATTTAGAAACTCAATTAAATGCCTAAGTGATGCAAAAAATGGATGCTTAAGTAGAAATTTTGTTGAAGTTAAacgaattccatttttttttatgcaattgcGAGAAGAATGGCCTTGGGCGACCACACTAGTtttaaatacaatttttttggattattttggGTTGGTCATGGTGTGGCATTGCGAGTCCCACCTCAAACGGACGAGGCCTTCTGGTgttacttaaaaataaaaaattcaaacaaatggTTACTATCTTGAATAGTCAAACTAAGTAATCCTTCTGAAGACTTGACTCACATGGAATAAGTCAGTGAATtaacaaatggtattagagcaagaTTCTCTTGAATAGACGTATGGTTCACGAACGGAATATGCTCGTAAACACTCCGACGACGTCGAGGGGTGCTACCTAAGACAAGAGGGATTGGCATGCTTCTAAAACGGAGGGATAAGAATGAATGGAGTTGCATGGAGTATCACTTGGCCAAGTGGTTACCACCTTCTTGGGTTGAACTTTTTTATATGGATAGACCATAGTACTGATCAAGGAACTCTACTCTCAGAGACATCACTTGTGATGGGTTCACAACAAATGACTCATACAAAACTAGAATCATGCCAATTTCACAATACCCGAGTCGAGTCGTATGAGTGTGAGGGATCGGCCCACATATCATGAGAGAGTGTCGACTGGGATCTCACACTGCTTAGATATGTAATCATAATTGacttctactctctctctctctctctccctctctctatcaaATGACTTGAATTTCTAAATTGAATATTCTAATAAGTTAACGTGGGTAACGTCAGGTCACACAGCGCAGATTCGCCATGTCCATTCATCATTTTTTCTTAAGTTCATTGGACCAATTGATTATCTTGGCTTTGCGTCCAAAACGAGACTACCAGAAAGATTAAGCCAAACACGAGACACAAAGCATAATTTGGAAAGGAAGTAATCAAAGTGAttaggaaaggaagaaaaagaggaagaaaagaaaaggttccTCCGATAGACAAGTGGGTGACCGAGCCATGTGCGACCATGTGGTGGTTGGCCCTCCCCGGGTCCACAAGCCCACTTCACCTCTCTTCCTTGATAAGGAAAGCAATTTTGttctttcccttttgttctttcattttttataaacaaagCTGTTCTTTTCATCTCCCCCAtcattctccttcttcttttccttacttTCAAAACTCCTCCAATCACCCATTATCATTCTTCCATTAGCGCAGAGACCTGATTACATTAAAATCCGTGAAATCCCCCGACGCTGCAACTCCTCTTATTTCTTAGTGTAATGCGGTGGAAGCTACATGGTGTTATTAGTTCGAAAATATGTGATGTTGCAGAATTTCAatctaaatttgaaaattgttaCCTCATGAATCCTagattttagaaaagaaattaaaatacgAGGCTCTATTTTGTACAAGGTCCTCATATTAAGTGAAGTGTATTGAATTATGAAATCATATCTCATTATGATTGGACAACTACTTTTAACTTCGCTTTTAGAGTTTCGCAACTACCTTTACCTAATTGAAAGAAAGCTCGATAGCTGACAATATtggctctttctttttgtcatttcGATTTAACCACAACTAATTCTATTATTTACCTAAATGCAATTGCTCAATTTCATCCTTGTGTCATAGCAAAGTAGCTAGTCATAACTAAAGGAAAACAAATGTTGAGTCGAATAATTCATCAACATATGTATTATTTTGCCCTAAAGTAAAGTAACTTTCAAGTAAGAACGAAATATACTCTTATTTAGAATCTAGAAAAGTGCCCATTTGCAAAATTCACCATCAGCCATATTTTTTGCATGCATGCATCGCAACACAATGCTAAATACATATTTGGTGTTCGGTGCCCAAAATAATAAAGCCATTACGGActgaaaaattagatttattatCAAATAAGATGCCAAATTGTACATGTGAGGACCAATACAAGTGCAGATATTCTGTGCatctaatttcatattttagaaAAGTTGTCCTCCCACGACGGCGTGCTTTTCACGCACCTTCGGATACGGGCGATTAGACACGTCGTCATCTTTATGCTAATGATGATGCGCAATGGAGTTTTAAATCTGAAAAATCTTCCTCTCAAATTCTAAATTCTCTTCCGGCCGTCCAATttcaatcctctctctctctctctctcaacttttgGGGGGGCTACCTGCTTCGTTAATCCAGAATACATCTGTTTGTGTCAGAAGGTGACTGAGTTTTTTTTCGCCTTTTGTCCTTGCAAGCAAGAATGACTGACCCCCCTTGTGTCAGAAACAAAATCCCATCGCCCAATCTCAATCGACCCTCAAAGTTAGTTGTGTACGAGGATTGATTCTCACGACCaccctcttctccttcttcaccaTACCCTAGGAAGACCTCATCGCTCTCTCCCTCGAGGTCACATCGTCTCGAGTTTCTCAGGGATCTGCATGCGTCCATGGCTCCTGAGGATCCGGTCACCATGAGTCCTCTTCCTACACCTTCCCTCAGAACCAAGATCTCTCGCCGGTTCATCGAGTCCCTGGTGAAGATCAGAGCATCGCGTGATGCAGCAACCGGAGGTAATATCCGGAAACGCGCTCAGAGGATAAAGATCGCTGCCTACTCGAGCATGGCTCGTGTGACTGGATCGAGGAGGGCCTGGAGCCGAGCCCTTCTTGCGAAGCTACGGAGCCGAGCCAAGCGCCGTCGCCATTTGCAGAACCAGAGACGCTTGGGCTTGAAGAGAAAGAGAGCCGGCTCCAGAAATATGGTGCTGAACGAGGTGAGCCGAGCCAATGAGCTCCGGCGGCTAGTCCCCGGTGGCAAATCCATGGATCTTTGCAACTTGCTGGAGGAAACGAGTCATTTCATCCAGTGCCTCACAGCTCAGGTTAAGGTCATGCAGAGTATAGCGGATCAGTACTCggtttaagtttttttgtttttttctgggTCGAAATCTTCtgatggaaagaaaatgaaccGAATACACGGTATGGTATACAACTAAATGCTAAGAGAGAATCATAGTGGGCTGATGTTGAGACAGGTAAAGGGTTCACCAGGTTAGCAGGTTTTACTTCTCATGCACATATAAATACTTATAAAGGATCCAAGGGGAAAGGAAGGATATCTCTCTCCTTTTGTAGAGCTATTGAAGAGATAAAGAGAAGATAAGAGGAAGCTAAAGCTTCACTTGtagaaagcaaataattatCATATATGTCTCttacattttctctctctctctctctctctctctctctctctctctctctctatgattGAACTCTGTCAATGGATTAATGCATGAAGCAGTCTTGCAGGTGTGGAAACAATCTGTGATTCTGTTTAAAAGCCTGTTTCTGATGGCATGTGGAGGTAAGTTAATCATGCTGGCTCTCTCCATGCTCGTATAATAAGATAATATGAGGGGGGGTATTATCTGTAAACCGAAAAGAATTAATAAAACCTGCATTATTGTGGTTCTGATTCATTAATCCTTTGTGAAAAAACATTAGCAAGTGATCAGAATAATTTATTGCTTTAGCTGTTCTGGTTTCTgccatttatttcttttttgctctAATAACACTGATTTATCTAGGGCCTTGAAGAGCTCTGTATATTCCCTTTTGGCATCTCAATATGCTAaccacacatttttttttcttaacttgCAACTTTGTTTTACACAAACGCTTTttcataatgaaaaagaaaaaattgtcttGAAGAAGGGCTATATGAGCTATATGCATAAtgcatcgaatcatcatt
This region of Eucalyptus grandis isolate ANBG69807.140 chromosome 8, ASM1654582v1, whole genome shotgun sequence genomic DNA includes:
- the LOC104416198 gene encoding transcription factor IBH1, with protein sequence MAPEDPVTMSPLPTPSLRTKISRRFIESLVKIRASRDAATGGNIRKRAQRIKIAAYSSMARVTGSRRAWSRALLAKLRSRAKRRRHLQNQRRLGLKRKRAGSRNMVLNEVSRANELRRLVPGGKSMDLCNLLEETSHFIQCLTAQVKVMQSIADQYSV